A window from Primulina huaijiensis isolate GDHJ02 chromosome 11, ASM1229523v2, whole genome shotgun sequence encodes these proteins:
- the LOC140988619 gene encoding OVARIAN TUMOR DOMAIN-containing deubiquitinating enzyme 2 — MEGVVVRRVIPSDNSCLFNAVGYVMDHDKNKASELRQVIAATVASDPDKYSEAFLGKTNEEYCTWILNPEKWGGAIELAILANYCGREIAAYDIQTARCDIYGQDKSYNERAMLIYDGLHYDALAMSPFEGAPEEFDQTIFNVLKDRKLGPVDQLALNLVKDQQRKRSYTDTSNFTLRCGVCQIGVIGQKEAVEHAQATGHVNFQEYR; from the exons ATGGAAGGCGTAGTTGTTAGGAGAGTTATTCCTTCTGATAACAGTTGCCTCTTCAATGCAGTCGG TTATGTCATGGACCACGACAAAAACAAAGCTTCTGAGTTGAGACAG GTCATAGCTGCAACTGTAGCCAGTGATCCAGATAAATATTCTGAAGCATTCCTTGGAAAGACTAATGAAGAATATTGTACATGGATTCTAAACCCAGAGAAGTGGGGAG GTGCCATTGAACTGGCTATATTGGCTAACTATTGCGGCCGTGAGATTGCAGCATACGATATACAGACCGCCAGATGTGATATCTATGGACAG GATAAAAGCTATAACgaaagagctatgctgatctATGACGGGCTCCATTACGATGCTTTGGCT ATGTCTCCTTTTGAAGGAGCTCCAGAAGAGTTTGATCAGACGATATTCAATGTTCTGAAGGACCGGAAATTGGGGCCGGTTGACCAACTTGCTCTTAACCTGGTTAAAGACCAGCAAAG GAAAAGGAGTTACACGGACACTTCCAACTTCACTCTACGTTGTGGAGTATGCCAAATTGGGGTCATTGGACAAAAG GAAGCAGTGGAGCACGCTCAGGCGACCGGTCATGTGAACTTTCAAGAATACAGATGA
- the LOC140987323 gene encoding uncharacterized protein has product MEKWKFTESLTNNYCDFNPNSNPRSTHNLGTQSIQSQCLTSKERNSPPSLLSLCLGVVGSNLEDIIDDLAEVAPTFPSDIKIALVAIARRRKLLDDDLIIAFAEYSWEILDLSGSDVSDTGLNHVVTISKNLRAVDISRCSRLSSNGVSELLKNCHALEILRWGGCSRSDYAARHCLNFLKPNLVYMEGESWEDLDTTNVAHGAQSLRWLVWPTVDKNSEEILAHECPRIRVNPKPSPLGLSGSGVPPGALLQYVLDDPIVKDIDPKTWAVSGFIPRTAVQPISSPDELSIAEKFRLAFLERDTRLAPKRAKNARQHQRRAEKEWVMMNSRAKALALASQAKRSVHIKNL; this is encoded by the exons ATGGAAAAGTGGAAATTTACAGAAAGCCTAACCAATAATTATTGTGATTTTAATCCGAATTCCAATCCAAGATCGACCCACAATTTAGGAACGCAAAGCATTCAATCCC AATGTTTGACGTCAAAGGAGCGGAACTCGCCACCGAGCTTGCTGAGCTTGTGTCTTGGAGTGGTGGGTAGCAATCTTGAGGACATTATTGATGACTTGGCTGAGGTTGCTCCTACTTTCCCCTCGGATATTAAG ATAGCTTTGGTGGCAATTGCAAGAAGAAGAAAGTTACTGGATGATGACCTTATCATTGCCTTTGCAGAATATTCATGGGAGATACTTGACCTATCTGGTTCAGATGTTTCGGATACCGGACTTAATCATGTGGTTACGATTAGTAAAAATCTAAGAGCCGTGGATATCAG TCGATGCAGCAGATTGTCATCAAATGGCGTTTCTGAACTTCTTAAGAATTGTCATGCGCTTGAGATATTGAGATGGGG AGGTTGCTCCAGGAGTGACTATGCTGCCCGTCATTGTTTGAATTTCTTAAAACCAAATCTCGTATATATGGAGGGAGAATCGTGGGAGGATCTTGATACTACCAACGTTGCACATGGTGCACAGTCACTTCGATGGCTTGTCTGG CCTACAGTCGACAAGAATTCAGAGGAGATCTTAGCCCATGAATGCCCACGCATTAGAGTAAATCCAAAACCATCGCCTTTGGGTCTCAGTGGCTCTGGAGTTCCTCCAGGAGCATTATTGCAATATGTATTGGATGACCCCATCGTGAAAGATATAGATCCGAAAACTTGGGCTGTCTCTGGGTTCATTCCAAGAACTGCAGTTCAACCGATTTCAAGTCCAGATGAATTATCCATAGCTGAGAAATTCAGGCTAGCATTTCTTGAAAGAGACACTCGGTTAGCCCCAAAGAGGGCAAAGAACGCAAGGCAACATCAACGACGTGCAGAGAAGGAATGGGTGATGATGAATTCGAGAGCAAAAGCGTTGGCACTTGCCTCACAAGCTAAGAGATCTGTCCACATCAAGAACTTGTGA
- the LOC140988569 gene encoding protein S40-4-like gives MESKYGLYSPGSSGLTWLKNEEFQEEDVWGAFQEIQDSISRDKTTYMSKGLQYPARSIPNPNKKSFAGEPEIVQRRSTPLSIPDWPKIYGTSCPETYKNSCFWLDAADFNRDESNRGFERNRWNSDIEEEEDYDDGEMEGSTVIPPHIWIAKKLRPSSSVCEGAGRTLKGRDLLSVRNAVLTRTGFLESKSKRL, from the coding sequence ATGGAGAGTAAATACGGTTTATACAGCCCTGGAAGCAGTGGCTTGACATGGTTGAAAAACGAAGAATTCCAGGAGGAGGATGTGTGGGGAGCTTTCCAGGAAATACAGGATTCCATTTCCAGGGACAAGACCACTTACATGTCAAAAGGCCTCCAATACCCAGCCAGATCAATACCGAATCCCAACAAAAAATCTTTTGCTGGCGAACCCGAAATCGTTCAACGTCGCTCCACACCTTTGAGCATACCTGACTGGCCAAAAATTTACGGAACCAGCTGTCCAGAAACCTACAAGAATTCTTGTTTTTGGCTGGATGCAGCAGATTTCAATAGGGACGAGAGTAACCGTGGATTCGAACGAAACAGGTGGAACAGCGatattgaagaagaagaagattacGATGATGGAGAAATGGAAGGGAGCACTGTGATACCTCCTCACATATGGATCGCTAAGAAATTACGTCCTTCATCTTCTGTGTGTGAAGGTGCTGGAAGGACACTCAAAGGCAGAGATTTACTCAGTGTGAGAAACGCTGTTCTTACCAGAACTGGATTTCTCGAATCAAAATCAAAACGTTTGTAG
- the LOC140987916 gene encoding probable beta-1,3-galactosyltransferase 4 isoform X2, with the protein MSWKSRGVESTSKNLVPRKLTIFLCIGCFCAGMLFTDRMWTEPEAKDISRLTGAGEEKLSLVSDGCDPTVDVKSESKAILSEVSKSQRAIETLDKTISNLEIELASARAVQDSLLSGSPISEDLKMPELTKKRKYLMVVGINTAFSSRKRRDSVRATWMLQGDKRKRLEEEKGIIIRFVIGHSATSGGILDRAIKAEDKKHGDLLRLEHVEGYLELSAKTKTYFTTAVALWDADFYVKVDDDVHVNIATLGATLARYRSKPRVYIGCMKSGPVLAQKGVRYHEPEYWKFGEQGNKYFRHATGQLYAISKDLATYISINQRVLHKYANEDVSLGSWFIGLDVEHIDDRRLCCGTPPDCEWKAQAGNICVASFDWSCSGICNSADRIKDVHRRCGEGENALLSAVF; encoded by the exons ATGTCTTGGAAGAGCAGAGGAGTGGAGTCAACTTCCAAGAATTTGGTTCCCAGAAAACTCACCATTTTCCTCTGTATTGGATGTTTCTGTGCTGGGATGCTCTTCACCGACAG AATGTGGACAGAGCCCGAAGCTAAAGATATATCACGATTGACTGGCGCAGGAGAAGAGAAACTTAGTTTAGTTTCAGATGGGTGTGATCCAACTGTT GATGTAAAGAGTGAGTCCAAGGCTATATTAAGTGAAGTTTCAAAGTCTCAACGTGCAATCGA AACCTTAGATAAAACAATTTCAAATTTGGAGATCGAATTAGCTTCCGCCAGGGCTGTACAGGATTCCTTGCTCAGTGGTTCTCCCATCTCCGAAGACCTGAAGATGCCCGAATtaaccaaaaaaagaaaatacttgaTGGTGGTGGGCATAAATACCGCCTTTAGCAGCAGAAAGAGGAGAGACTCAGTGCGTGCTACTTGGATGCTACAAG GAGATAAACGCAAAAGGCTCGAGGAAGAAAAGGGCATCATCATTCGATTTGTGATTGGTCACAG TGCAACGTCAGGTGGTATCCTTGATAGAGCTATCAAAGCAGAAGATAAGAAACACGGAGACTTGTTGAGACTG GAACATGTGGAGGGGTACCTTGAACTCTCAGCCAAGACTAAGACTTATTTTACCACTGCCGTTGCACTTTGGGATGCAGATTTTTATGTCAAAGTTGATGATGATGTTCATGTAAATATAG CAACTTTAGGAGCAACTCTAGCTAGGTATCGTTCCAAACCAAGGGTGTATATTGGATGCATGAAATCCGGTCCCGTCTTGGCTCAAAA GGGAGTGAGATATCATGAACCTGAGTATTGGAAATTTGGTGAGCAAGGAAACAAGTATTTTCGTCATGCTACAGGGCAATTATATGCCATTTCTAAAGATTTGGCTACCTACATATCAATAAATCA GCGTGTATTGCACAAGTACGCGAATGAGGATGTGTCGTTGGGATCTTGGTTCATTGGATTGGATGTGGAGCACATAGATGACCGAAGATTATGTTGTGGAACACCTCCTG ATTGTGAGTGGAAGGCTCAAGCAGGCAATATCTGCGTTGCTTCGTTTGACTGGAGCTGCAGCGGAATTTGCAATTCTGCTGATAGGATTAAAGATGTGCACCGACGATGTGGAGAAGGCGAGAATGCTCTTTTGAGTGCAGTTTTCTGA
- the LOC140987916 gene encoding probable beta-1,3-galactosyltransferase 4 isoform X1 yields the protein MSWKSRGVESTSKNLVPRKLTIFLCIGCFCAGMLFTDRMWTEPEAKDISRLTGAGEEKLSLVSDGCDPTVKDVKSESKAILSEVSKSQRAIETLDKTISNLEIELASARAVQDSLLSGSPISEDLKMPELTKKRKYLMVVGINTAFSSRKRRDSVRATWMLQGDKRKRLEEEKGIIIRFVIGHSATSGGILDRAIKAEDKKHGDLLRLEHVEGYLELSAKTKTYFTTAVALWDADFYVKVDDDVHVNIATLGATLARYRSKPRVYIGCMKSGPVLAQKGVRYHEPEYWKFGEQGNKYFRHATGQLYAISKDLATYISINQRVLHKYANEDVSLGSWFIGLDVEHIDDRRLCCGTPPDCEWKAQAGNICVASFDWSCSGICNSADRIKDVHRRCGEGENALLSAVF from the exons ATGTCTTGGAAGAGCAGAGGAGTGGAGTCAACTTCCAAGAATTTGGTTCCCAGAAAACTCACCATTTTCCTCTGTATTGGATGTTTCTGTGCTGGGATGCTCTTCACCGACAG AATGTGGACAGAGCCCGAAGCTAAAGATATATCACGATTGACTGGCGCAGGAGAAGAGAAACTTAGTTTAGTTTCAGATGGGTGTGATCCAACTGTT AAGGATGTAAAGAGTGAGTCCAAGGCTATATTAAGTGAAGTTTCAAAGTCTCAACGTGCAATCGA AACCTTAGATAAAACAATTTCAAATTTGGAGATCGAATTAGCTTCCGCCAGGGCTGTACAGGATTCCTTGCTCAGTGGTTCTCCCATCTCCGAAGACCTGAAGATGCCCGAATtaaccaaaaaaagaaaatacttgaTGGTGGTGGGCATAAATACCGCCTTTAGCAGCAGAAAGAGGAGAGACTCAGTGCGTGCTACTTGGATGCTACAAG GAGATAAACGCAAAAGGCTCGAGGAAGAAAAGGGCATCATCATTCGATTTGTGATTGGTCACAG TGCAACGTCAGGTGGTATCCTTGATAGAGCTATCAAAGCAGAAGATAAGAAACACGGAGACTTGTTGAGACTG GAACATGTGGAGGGGTACCTTGAACTCTCAGCCAAGACTAAGACTTATTTTACCACTGCCGTTGCACTTTGGGATGCAGATTTTTATGTCAAAGTTGATGATGATGTTCATGTAAATATAG CAACTTTAGGAGCAACTCTAGCTAGGTATCGTTCCAAACCAAGGGTGTATATTGGATGCATGAAATCCGGTCCCGTCTTGGCTCAAAA GGGAGTGAGATATCATGAACCTGAGTATTGGAAATTTGGTGAGCAAGGAAACAAGTATTTTCGTCATGCTACAGGGCAATTATATGCCATTTCTAAAGATTTGGCTACCTACATATCAATAAATCA GCGTGTATTGCACAAGTACGCGAATGAGGATGTGTCGTTGGGATCTTGGTTCATTGGATTGGATGTGGAGCACATAGATGACCGAAGATTATGTTGTGGAACACCTCCTG ATTGTGAGTGGAAGGCTCAAGCAGGCAATATCTGCGTTGCTTCGTTTGACTGGAGCTGCAGCGGAATTTGCAATTCTGCTGATAGGATTAAAGATGTGCACCGACGATGTGGAGAAGGCGAGAATGCTCTTTTGAGTGCAGTTTTCTGA